A single genomic interval of uncultured Desulfobulbus sp. harbors:
- a CDS encoding radical SAM protein, whose amino-acid sequence MNCIFGPVNSRRLGRSLGIDLFPNKICNLNCIYCEVGRTGVAVGRRDVYSKTSELLAEIDRFCADSERVAEVDVVTVTAKGEPTLHLDLGTILRHLKARANKPLAVLTNGTTLSDPQVRADLMPADIITPSLDSAREESFRKIDRPMAGMDLAEIIAGLQTFSHEYTGKLWLEILLAQGINDSPEDIDALIAAIHPMRIDRIQLNTVVRPPAETFAHAVSPAELSAVGKRFQHALSLPVDLPFAPATEPIPPVQPCPVPSQAAKTTETVLREIVEMLQRRPCTAADIDRTFHLNGPDKVEHLLEPLIRSGALLVQEHGGKRFYQIAS is encoded by the coding sequence ATGAATTGTATCTTCGGCCCGGTGAATTCCAGGCGGCTCGGCCGGTCTCTGGGTATCGATCTCTTTCCGAATAAGATCTGTAATCTCAACTGCATTTACTGCGAAGTCGGACGAACCGGTGTTGCGGTCGGCAGGCGCGATGTCTATTCGAAGACCAGCGAACTGCTGGCCGAGATCGATCGTTTCTGTGCCGACAGTGAACGGGTTGCCGAGGTGGATGTCGTCACCGTGACCGCCAAGGGGGAACCGACCCTGCACCTTGACTTGGGGACAATTCTTCGCCATCTGAAGGCAAGAGCCAACAAGCCCCTTGCGGTGCTGACCAACGGAACGACGTTGAGCGACCCGCAGGTGCGGGCGGATCTCATGCCGGCCGATATCATCACCCCTTCGCTGGATTCTGCCCGGGAAGAAAGTTTTCGGAAAATTGATCGCCCGATGGCCGGCATGGACCTGGCCGAGATCATTGCGGGTCTGCAGACCTTCTCCCACGAGTATACGGGAAAACTCTGGCTGGAGATTCTCCTCGCCCAAGGAATCAACGACTCTCCTGAAGATATCGACGCATTGATTGCTGCAATCCACCCCATGCGCATTGACCGGATCCAGCTCAACACCGTTGTCCGCCCTCCTGCCGAGACCTTTGCCCATGCAGTCTCTCCTGCGGAACTCTCCGCTGTCGGCAAACGTTTTCAGCACGCCCTGTCCCTGCCGGTTGACCTCCCCTTTGCCCCGGCAACAGAACCAATTCCTCCCGTGCAACCGTGCCCTGTTCCATCGCAAGCCGCGAAGACGACAGAGACGGTTCTGCGGGAAATAGTCGAGATGTTGCAGCGGCGTCCCTGTACCGCTGCGGATATAGACCGGACCTTTCACCTGAACGGTCCGGACAAAGTTGAACACCTGCTTGAACCGTTGATCCGATCCGGAGCCCTCCTTGTTCAGGAGCACGGCGGCAAACGTTTTTATCAAATCGCCTCGTGA
- a CDS encoding response regulator, translating to MDAMILVVDDQPFYLEVLLSILKNQQFLACIADSGEKAVQMLEKLDPDLILLDVMMPGMDGLETCRKIKADRQKAEIPVVFMTALDSVEDKVAGFEAGAVDYITKPFHQAEILARITAHITLRRKSIALEKALNEIKSLKDILPICSYCKKIRDDEGYWKQVEDYISTHTDTRFSHGICPECLKREWEDIDE from the coding sequence ATGGATGCAATGATTCTTGTTGTCGATGATCAGCCATTCTACCTAGAAGTGCTCCTCTCCATTTTAAAAAATCAGCAATTCTTAGCATGTATAGCCGATTCCGGAGAAAAAGCCGTGCAGATGCTTGAGAAGTTGGATCCCGATCTTATCCTGCTGGATGTGATGATGCCGGGTATGGATGGTTTGGAAACTTGCCGCAAGATCAAGGCAGATAGACAAAAAGCGGAAATTCCTGTCGTCTTCATGACCGCTTTGGATAGTGTTGAGGACAAGGTGGCCGGCTTTGAGGCTGGCGCAGTGGACTATATCACCAAGCCGTTTCACCAGGCAGAGATACTGGCGCGAATCACCGCGCACATTACCCTTCGCAGAAAGAGTATTGCCCTGGAAAAGGCGCTGAATGAAATCAAAAGTTTGAAGGATATCCTGCCAATTTGCAGTTATTGTAAAAAGATCCGCGATGACGAGGGCTACTGGAAACAGGTGGAAGATTACATTTCCACCCACACCGACACCCGGTTTTCCCACGGAATTTGTCCGGAATGCCTAAAGCGGGAGTGGGAAGACATTGATGAGTAA
- a CDS encoding Rne/Rng family ribonuclease → MTKKETKEKATPVRKAKKGAWWKSLTPEPEPEGAEQATPIPESVLEVAAETPTNVTEVHETPLGQGSTDPDETAAPDQPLTESAAPEAITVAAVPEPPATTTVEIEDLEPVHQPVPPPAAEKNASPNSADDGAEMVAENKEPQAEPEPETVAPMTAETVATEAEAPAESVVADVPVAEAMPAAGAPQPQVEGPADEAASQTASPVDPEDKKPEEAAAEEGTDGPPAKKRRSRRGGKKRSKQTEAAPAAPVAEEAEQPPTTELEAENEDDEDNDTVPEDPSTEPAKPVVYKLLINAEEPEECRIALVEDGRLESFHVTTVDREPTKNNIYKGRIVSIEANLQAAFVDIGTGRNGFLPFNEIHPEYYRQDVNERVRTLIAQQQWKKLKIEDVMQRGQEVLVQVVKEVTGNKGANMTTYLSLPGRFLVLMPGSDSAGISRKIVGEERRASLREIMSEFEIPEGIGYIIRTASVDITHNALEKDISSLLTLWEEIKRRGQTKEAPALVYEEQDTVVRFLRDHFIPEIQEILVDTQESLDNVNNFIELLPSKQRQVKVRLHRGSKPIFNQFNVEEQIESIFKPQVPLPSGGSIVINPTEALVAIDVNSGRTSKNSDFDETIFLANMEAAAELARQLRLRDLGGLIVVDFIDMRNKKHIREVERQVKASMKRDKAKVDISKISRFGLMQISRQKMGAPIEKGSYRTCEFCQGRGVVRSVETLALYYLRRIQTGITRKKIARVECRLPLDVAQYLLNKKRTELADLEAKHRATIDIIPRNEMKPTESQIDFLETDNNH, encoded by the coding sequence ATGACCAAGAAAGAGACCAAAGAAAAGGCAACTCCTGTACGGAAAGCCAAAAAAGGTGCATGGTGGAAAAGCCTTACTCCTGAGCCCGAGCCGGAAGGGGCAGAGCAAGCTACGCCGATCCCCGAATCCGTCCTGGAGGTGGCCGCCGAGACACCAACGAACGTGACCGAGGTTCATGAGACGCCGCTGGGACAGGGCTCGACCGATCCCGACGAAACTGCAGCGCCCGATCAGCCGCTGACGGAGAGCGCCGCCCCGGAGGCGATAACCGTCGCAGCCGTGCCGGAACCTCCAGCAACGACCACGGTCGAGATCGAAGACCTCGAACCGGTGCATCAGCCGGTACCGCCCCCCGCTGCGGAGAAGAATGCCTCCCCCAACTCTGCAGACGATGGCGCCGAGATGGTGGCGGAAAACAAGGAACCGCAGGCAGAGCCCGAACCGGAAACGGTTGCGCCGATGACGGCGGAAACCGTTGCAACCGAGGCCGAGGCTCCCGCCGAGTCCGTTGTCGCTGACGTGCCTGTTGCAGAGGCAATGCCCGCTGCCGGCGCACCTCAACCTCAGGTGGAAGGTCCTGCGGACGAAGCCGCCTCTCAGACCGCGTCGCCGGTCGATCCAGAGGACAAGAAGCCGGAAGAGGCGGCAGCCGAGGAGGGGACGGACGGACCGCCGGCCAAAAAACGGCGTTCCCGCCGTGGGGGCAAGAAACGGAGCAAACAGACCGAGGCCGCTCCGGCTGCACCTGTTGCCGAGGAGGCAGAGCAACCTCCCACCACCGAACTGGAAGCCGAGAACGAGGACGACGAGGACAACGATACCGTTCCCGAAGATCCCTCGACCGAACCGGCAAAACCGGTGGTCTACAAGTTGCTCATCAACGCCGAGGAACCTGAGGAGTGCCGCATCGCCCTGGTCGAGGATGGCCGTCTTGAATCGTTCCACGTCACCACGGTTGATCGCGAGCCCACCAAGAACAATATCTACAAGGGACGTATCGTCTCGATCGAGGCCAACCTCCAGGCTGCCTTTGTCGATATCGGCACCGGACGCAACGGTTTTCTTCCCTTCAACGAGATCCATCCCGAGTACTACCGCCAGGATGTCAACGAGCGGGTCCGGACCCTGATTGCCCAGCAGCAGTGGAAAAAACTCAAGATTGAGGACGTCATGCAACGGGGCCAGGAAGTCCTGGTCCAGGTGGTCAAGGAGGTCACCGGCAACAAGGGCGCCAACATGACCACCTACCTCTCCCTCCCCGGCCGCTTCCTGGTGCTGATGCCCGGTAGCGACAGTGCCGGAATCTCGCGTAAGATCGTGGGCGAGGAACGCCGCGCCTCGCTGCGGGAGATCATGAGCGAATTCGAGATTCCCGAGGGCATCGGCTACATCATTCGCACCGCCTCGGTGGATATCACCCACAATGCCCTGGAAAAGGATATCAGCTCCCTGCTCACCCTGTGGGAGGAGATAAAGCGGCGCGGCCAGACCAAAGAGGCCCCGGCCCTGGTCTACGAGGAGCAGGACACGGTGGTCCGTTTCCTTCGCGACCATTTCATCCCAGAAATCCAGGAGATCCTGGTCGACACCCAGGAATCGCTGGACAACGTCAACAACTTCATCGAACTGCTCCCCTCCAAGCAGCGCCAGGTCAAGGTCCGGCTGCATCGCGGCAGCAAGCCGATTTTCAACCAGTTCAACGTCGAGGAACAGATCGAATCGATCTTCAAGCCGCAGGTCCCCCTGCCCTCAGGCGGTTCGATCGTGATCAACCCCACCGAGGCCCTGGTGGCCATCGACGTCAACTCGGGACGAACCTCCAAGAACTCGGATTTCGACGAAACCATCTTCCTCGCCAACATGGAGGCCGCCGCCGAGCTGGCCCGCCAGCTTCGGCTACGCGACCTGGGAGGCCTGATCGTGGTTGATTTCATCGATATGCGCAACAAGAAGCATATCCGCGAGGTGGAACGCCAGGTCAAGGCCAGCATGAAACGGGACAAGGCCAAGGTCGACATCAGCAAGATCTCCCGTTTCGGCCTGATGCAGATTTCCCGGCAGAAGATGGGGGCGCCGATCGAAAAGGGCAGCTACCGCACCTGTGAGTTCTGCCAGGGGCGCGGCGTGGTCCGCTCGGTGGAAACCCTGGCCCTGTACTATCTGCGCCGAATCCAGACCGGTATTACCCGGAAAAAAATAGCCCGGGTCGAATGCCGTCTGCCACTGGACGTGGCCCAGTACCTGCTCAACAAAAAACGAACCGAACTGGCCGATCTCGAGGCCAAGCACCGGGCCACGATCGACATCATCCCGCGAAACGAGATGAAACCGACGGAAAGTCAGATAGATTTTCTCGAGACAGACAACAACCACTGA